A genomic region of Aspergillus oryzae RIB40 DNA, chromosome 1 contains the following coding sequences:
- a CDS encoding misato family protein (members of tubulin/FtsZ family) has translation MHEIVTLQLGQRANYLATHFWNLQESYFTYNGEEESPVDHDVHFRPGVGADGTETFTPRTVIYDLKGAFGTLRKYNALYELTEDANLGQGLWDGKEVIQQQTPISQSDYQKNLDAGLPAPKLTTETVRYWSDYNRLFYHPRSIVQLNDYELNSMIMPFEDWSVGEDLFSDLDKEHDLLDRDVRPFAEECDQLRAIQLFTSSDDAWGGFSARYVDRLRDEFGKKSIWVWAIEGGSRVSRQTQLKRDMNKARTIYSISPQSSLYTPIIDPPSHTLSKVHFDPHSEWHTTALISSAMESVTLPTRLRQFHDFESSLAGDDGTHKIFELQSSVTADDGGNRQHLPVKGPLTETNASEQGAAKSQAKFELDFTYDGRGSSNSHIFNQLQVWRGTNLDQDKGSVAQEDIGLSRKQRYYNSAPMFQSYPSHMFSGAKQNKINVLAALTASSRTAERIKVLETVAGRIIGVDERETLVNGLGEIRESYETGWSNDSDFNDI, from the exons ATGCATGAAATCGTTACCCTTCAACTAGGGCAGCGGGCCAATTATTTGGCTACTCATTTCTGGAATCTCCAG GAGTCTTATTTTACCtacaatggagaagaggaatctCCGGTGGACCATGACGTCCATTTTCGTCCTGGTGTGGGTGCAGATGGGACAGAAACCTTCACCCCTAGGACAGTAATATATGACTTAAAAGGCGCTTTTGGTACTCTTCGAAAGTATAACGCTTTGTATGAATTGACCGAGGATGCAAACCTCGGCCAAGGCTTATGGGATGGGAAAGAAGTCATACAACAACAGACACCAATCTCTCAAAGCGACTACCAGAAGAATCTAGATGCAGGGCTCCCTGCTCCCAAACTTACAACCGAAACAGTTCGGTACTGGTCTGATTATAATCGCCTCTTTTATCACCCCCGTTCCATTGTTCAGTTGAATGATTATGAGCTGAACAGCATGATTATGCCTTTCGAAGATTGGAGTGTCGGAGAAGATTTGTTTAGTGACCTTGACAAAGAGCATGATCTTCTGGATAGAGATGTGAGACCATTCGCGGAGGAGTGTGATCAATTACGTGCAATTCAATTGTTCACAAGTTCTGATGATGCTTGGGGTGGTTTCTCTGCTAGATATGTCGACAGGCTGCGAGATGAATTTGGCAAAAAGTCTATCTGGGTATGGGCGATTGAAGGTGGATCAAGGGTGTCTCGA CAAACCCAACTTAAACGGGATATGAATAAAGCCCGGACGATATACAGCATCTCTCCCCAGTCATCACTGTATACGCCAATTATTGATCCGCCTAGCCACACTCTAAGCAAAGTGCATTTCGACCCGCATTCCGAATGGCATACTACTGCACTTATAAGCTCTGCTATGGAAAGCGTTACGCTCCCAACCCGTCTTCGGCAATTCCATGACTTCGAGTCCTCCTTAGCCGGTGATGACGGCACTCACAAAATATTTGAGTTGCAATCCTCCGTCACCGCGGACGATGGAGGCAACAGACAGCACCTACCCGTTAAAGGACCATTGACTGAAACAAATGCCTCGGAACAGGGAGCCGCGAAATCTCAAGCAAAATTTGAATTGGACTTTACCTACGATGGACGTGGAAGCAGTAACTCACATATATTCAACCAACTTCAGGTTTGGCGTGGAACCAACCTTGACCAGGACAAGGGGTCCGTTGCTCAAGAGGATATTGGCCTCTCTCGGAAGCAGCGCTACTACAATTCAGCACCAATGTTCCAAAG CTACCCTAGTCATATGTTCTCGGGTGCAAAGCAGAACAAGATAAATGTTCTCGCAGCACTTACTGCATCCTCTCGGACAGCGGAAAGAATCAAAGTGTTGGAGACAGTTGCTGGACGAATCATTGGCGTCGATGAACGTGAAACACTCGTCAATGGACTGGGGGAGATTCGAGAATCTTACGAGACCGGATGGTCGAATGATTCGGATTTCAATGACATATAG